The following are encoded in a window of Gossypium raimondii isolate GPD5lz chromosome 13, ASM2569854v1, whole genome shotgun sequence genomic DNA:
- the LOC105783776 gene encoding BRCT domain-containing protein At4g02110, translated as MEPVVATVSGYHGLQRFNLIKLISVAGASYVGCLTQSTTHLVCWRFEGRKYELAKKLKTIIVNHRWFEDCIKEGKRLPEGPYMLRSGEEMGPLLLEIPDVAKGDALIKKCKVFSDKSNVHDGVGNETTDVDRGASGLSGWSKSALLDENLFQEHGRNSSHKLKSKAFRKSPTEENLFSGRNCFQETSSTGFSREEHEELFSYASVPTMRNKRKISKNKEPSSAQLMREERDIPNGSRGTPLAESSKRKGRRLVKNVNRESVVFDISDSDQECHPALRVHKPYVGVTSPSGHSLDGIVSLSQIGGPSYRDFSEHIRLDEEIEEVEEIKLRDNGPPSNDLTSPGKGAQPVSGRTSPDRCSDAERENQDVTSRLSTSMNLSCVICWTEFSPTRGVLPCGHRFCYSCIQEWADKMTSRRKAPCCPLCKAIFISITKVEDAAISDQKIFSQTIPCATSTLDVSILSDQERTGFGAQSSAASVCIKCRLREPEDLLISCHFCQIRNIHRYCLDPPLLPWTCIHCQDIERLNPYIF; from the exons atgGAACCAGTGGTGGCAACGGTGAGTGGATACCACGGATTGCAGCGGTTCAACCTAATCAAGCTCATATCTGTTGCCGGTGCCAGTTATGTCGGCTGTTTGACTCAATCAACCACTCATTTG GTATGTTGGAGATTTGAAGGAAGGAAATATGAGCTTGCTAAGAAGTTAAAGACGATAATCGTAAATCATCGATGGTTTGAAGATTGTATAAAGGAAGGAAAGCGTTTGCCTGAGGGTCCTTATATGTTGCGAAG TGGAGAAGAAATGGGACCTTTGTTGCTGGAGATTCCTGATGTTGCTAAGGGAGATGCCTTGATTAAGAAGTGCAAAGTGTTTTCTGACAAATCTAATGTTCATGATGGGGTTGGAAATGAAACAACTGATGTCGACCGTGGAGCTTCTGGCTTATCTGGTTGGTCCAAATCTGCATTGTTGGATGAG AATCTTTTTCAAGAGCATGGGAGAAACAGTTCGCATAAACTGAAATCTAAAGCATTTAGAAAGTCTCCGACGGAGGAAAATTTGTTTAGTGGTAGAAACTGCTTTCAGGAGACTAGTTCAACTGGATTTTCTCGGGAGGAG CATGAAGAGTTGTTTTCTTATGCTTCGGTGCCTACAATGAGGAACAAAAGGAAGATCTCAAAGAACAAAGAACCAAGTTCCGCTCAGCTGATGAGGGAAGAAAGAGATATTCCTAATGGTAGCAGAGGCACTCCTTTGGCCGAATCTTCTAAGAGAAAAGGACGGAGGCTTGTGAAAAACGTTAATAGAGAATCAGTAGTGTTTGACATTTCAGACTCTGACCAAGAGTGCCATCCAGCCCTCAGAGTACATAAGCCATACGTTGGAGTTACAAGTCCATCTGGGCATTCGCTTGATGGGATTGTTAGTTTATCTCAAATTGGTGGACCATCTTATCGTGACTTCAGTGAGCATATCAGATTAgatgaagaaattgaagaagtTGAGGAGATCAAATTGAGGGATAACGGACCTCCTTCCAATGATTTAACTTCACCAGGAAAGGGTGCACAACCTGTCTCTGGAAGAACTTCACCAGATAGGTGCTCTGATGCTGAGAGAGAGAACCAAGATGTTACTTCCAGATTATCCACATCAATGAATTTATCTTGCGTtatatgttggactgagtttaGTCCAACAAGAGGGGTTTTGCCTTGTGGACATCGATTTTGTTATTCATGTATCCAAGAATGGGCTGACAAAATG ACTTCAAGGAGAAAGGCTCCATGTTGTCCCTTGTGCAAGGCAATTTTCATAAGCATCACAAAAGTGGAGGATGCAGCCATCTCAGATCAAAAGATTTTCTCCCAAACCATTCCTTGTGCCACATCAACATTGGATGTTTCTATTCTTTCTGATCAAGAAAGAACTGGTTTTGGTGCTCAG TCCTCAGCAGCTTCTGTTTGCATCAAGTGCCGTCTGCGAGAACCCGAGGATCTTCTTATCAGCTGTCATTTTTGTCAGATACGAAATATCCATAGATACTGTCTTGATCCTCCTTTATTACCCTGGACTTGTATTCACTGCCAGGATATTGAGAGGCTCAACCCTTACATCTTCTAA
- the LOC105783777 gene encoding uncharacterized protein LOC105783777, producing MADVQRIYSANRFDYVLLDEIGNGGSATVYRAFYLPLNAVVAVKCLDLDRCNNGSLEKIRLETQTMSCVDHPNLVRAYSSFVVDRNLWVVMPFMSVGSCLHAMKKAHPNGLEEIEICFILKETLKALDYLHRQGHIHRDVKAGNILVDSNGAVKLSDFGVSACMFDSGDRQRCRNTFTGTPCWMAPEVMQAETGYDSKADIWSFGITALELAHGHPPLSEYPPLKVLLMTVQNAPPRLGDKKFSKSFKDMVAMCLVKDPKKRPNAGKLLKHSFFKHAKPPEVSLKKLLAYFRPPLNPVKVLQIQNSESAQQLPSKNMASAAEYEARSMREYQKGISAWSFDIQELKAQASTLLLDDDNDETLESSLVDNYRDGLTVMGQCNQLFPLKC from the coding sequence ATGGCTGATGTTCAAAGGATTTACTCTGCTAACCGTTTCGATTATGTGCTTCTGGATGAGATAGGCAATGGCGGCAGCGCTACGGTGTATAGAGCCTTCTACCTTCCTCTAAACGCCGTGGTGGCCGTCAAGTGCTTGGATCTGGATCGCTGCAACAATGGTAGCCTGGAAAAAATACGCCTTGAAACTCAGACGATGAGTTGCGTTGATCACCCCAATCTCGTCAGAGCGTATTCGTCATTCGTTGTAGATCGTAACTTGTGGGTGGTGATGCCGTTTATGTCGGTGGGTTCTTGCTTACACGCCATGAAGAAAGCTCATCCCAATGGGTTAGAAGAGATCGAGATTTGTTTTATCCTGAAAGAAACCCTCAAGGCTTTGGATTATCTCCACCGACAAGGACATATCCATCGGGATGTCAAAGCCGGCAACATATTGGTCGATAGCAATGGCGCCGTTAAGCTTTCTGATTTTGGGGTTTCGGCTTGCATGTTCGATTCAGGAGATAGGCAACGCTGCAGAAATACTTTTACGGGGACGCCTTGTTGGATGGCACCCGAAGTTATGCAAGCAGAAACTGGGTATGATTCTAAAGCTGATATATGGTCGTTTGGGATAACAGCGTTGGAACTCGCCCACGGTCATCCACCGTTGTCCGAATATCCGCCGTTGAAGGTGCTTCTCATGACGGTACAGAATGCTCCTCCAAGACTTGGTGATAAGAAATTCTCCAAGTCCTTTAAAGACATGGTGGCCATGTGCCTGGTGAAAGATCCCAAGAAGAGGCCTAATGCAGGGAAATTGTTGAAGCACTCGTTTTTCAAGCATGCCAAACCTCCTGAGGTTTCTCTGAAGAAGTTATTAGCTTATTTCCGGCCGCCGTTAAATCCTGTGAAAGTCCTTCAGATTCAGAACAGTGAATCTGCACAACAACTACCTTCGAAGAATATGGCATCAGCAGCAGAATATGAAGCAAGATCAATGAGAGAGTACCAAAAGGGAATTAGTGCCTGGAGTTTTGATATtcaagagttgaaagcacaagCGTCAACTCTGCTGcttgatgatgataatgatgaaaCCTTGGAATCAAGCCTTGTTGATAACTACAGGGATGGATTGACAGTAATGGGGCAATGCAACCAATTGTTCCCGCTGAAATGCTAA